The Raphanus sativus cultivar WK10039 chromosome 2, ASM80110v3, whole genome shotgun sequence DNA segment agGACTCCCCTAATCAAGTACACCATTGCACACACTTTTTAACTAGAAtccttaactatttaaaaaaaaagaaaaaatactttAATAATCTTAAGGACTCTCTTAACCAAGTCcaccattgtggatgctctAAGGCAAGAAATGCTATTATGGTGTAGAGAGAAGTGATCTATAATTCGACCCAATGAGCTTTTTTCTTTTGCACAAATGAATTAATTTAAGAGTTACTACTGAAACATAAAAAAgctaagatataaaacaatgtTAACAAAATTACACAAAGTACTTTTTGGAACCTACAGTACTTACACGTAGACCAACAGCAATTGATAACATCATAACACATTCAAACACAAtgtgtaataaaaataataacaatctGAGATCAAAGTTAGAATCTAAACTCTTAAGTGATAAGAATAATAAAAACGTATTAGACACCCCAAAGTTTGAGACACGTTAAAACTATACACACACAAAACTTAAATAAAGGATTACACAAACTAAGGAATTTACTAGCAAAGGATCATGGGGCACCCAAGAGAATCGGATCCCCCAAACCCAACCCGTGTTTTCCGAGTGCCGAGATGCTTAGAGAacgcttcttcatcttctctttaCCCGACCAGAGTCTTCTGTTTCCATTCTCACACGTGAGCAGCGATGCGCATAGCTCAAGCGGCTCAACCAGCTTCTTGTTCGCCGCCGCGGTCCGAAGGAAAAGGTCTAAGTTCTGCACATACTTATCATCTTTTCTCGCCGGCTTCTCAGACATTACCGCCACCGTATCTCGTGCCTCTTCCTCGTTATCAGTCCAGTAACTTTTGTCTTCCATTGCAAGATCATCGTACTCCTCATCTGACTTTGTAGATTGCTCATCAACTGATCCAACCTGTAAAATATCAACCCAACATCTTTTTAACATATGAAACAAAGCCAACAGGATCATATGAAAATACTATTTACCTCTTCATGGTCTTGCTTGTTATCATCCTCATCGCTAAAATCTGTATCTTGCTCATCAGGAGGATCGTCCTCACCTTCTTCATCGCTCCCATGCACGGACTGCTCCTCCTTTAGCTGAATGAAGAAgatataataagatacaaaataTAGTAGAAACTAtatgaattaataaataaacactataaattaatatacatttttatcaaaatatgacgcaaaatcaataaaataatataataagaaCAATGTTTTAGATCCTGGGTAATTATATAATACAACTAAagtcataaattaataatttgtttttattaagtgtaaatatttatagttcTCACAACTTAAGTTATAGAGTTACCTCTTTGGAGGTTCCTTCAGACATCCTAGGAGAACTGCAGCAAGAAGAGTAATGCCTACTGCAATTTTCACCAAAGTCAGCTCTAGAGTCATCTACACTCCCAGCACGGCTCGTAGCTCCATCACTAGGCCAAGCACTGATCCCAAACAGACCAAACTGAAGATTAACCGGTTCAGCTCTCTGTAGATATCCATAAACCGGATGCACCATTCCATTTTCCTCCACTGTCTCATCATCAACCTTACCATTACCACCAAGAGGTCATGTTCTTGAGAAAGTGCCATCAGTGTTGAGAAGAGCCATCAGATGCCTGGAAGAGCCTTTCCTCTGGATCAGCTGAAACATTCCTTTGGAACTCAACGAGTCAGCTGTACACTGGTTCCTGTACTCGTCGTCGATCACAGAGACGGTATTAGTCGTAGCATCATAGAGCTGCTCTCCTGCTTCTCTCCTACGCAGGCAGGAGAAGACCGTGGCGTGGATCGCAGCCACACTCTTGTCGACGTTGGTGTTGTTTATCTTGGGAACGAGATGTTTGTCGGCTCGTTTACAGAGGTAGTCCTGTATCGTCCTGATGTTGCGTATGTATTTGACGTACTTGTTTTTCTCGGGGTCAAGTGTCATGTACTTGGCTCTGACCGCGAACCGTTCCAAGTGTTTCTCCTCGTTTGAGATGTAAACCATGAAAGGAACAATCGATGGATGCTTCTTCATCAGTCCCATCACAAAGTTAAGACTTAGATGGACACCTTCAACAACCACAGACTCTTTCCTCTCTTCCCATGATGTAATGAGCCTATCGAGATTATCAATCACCATCTCGCTTTGAGCCTTGAATCCTTCTACAGCCATGTGCTTGTGACTTAACAAAGCAGCTGCAACAGTGGTAGTGTCATCCTCGACCGTTGTAACCCCCAGCCTGCTGCCCTGTAAACACCCAAAAATGCAGCACTGTCCTAAAGCAAAAGATCAAATCTTCTTATGTCCTTATCTATAAAGCTCATGATGAAGAATACCAGAAGTGCGGAGAGTGTAGATTTGCCACAGCCACTAGTGCCGCATAGTAGAACAGTCACAGATTCTTTCCTTTCTCGAATCCTGCAGGAAATAATGGTAAGAACTTCCCTATTTTTGATGATCTTTCTTCACCACATGTTACTGAATAAAAGGTAAAGAAGATTTTACTTGCAAGCTAGAATCAAGTCTGCTCTTTGGTCATGACCCACATACTTGTATTCAGCAAGAGCGTCACATACAACGTTAACGAATATTTCTCGAGGAACAACAACGGTTGTGCGCCTTTTATGCATCTCAAAGGGCTTACTTCTACTCTTGTCAACATCATCGGTAGTAGCCGAAGGAGCATCACTTGTCTTGTTAAATACAGATTCTTTCGCATGCGAGGGTGAAAGTATTAGTGAGCCCTCACTTCTTATTAGCTCGAAAACCCTGCGGCTAATCTgcccacaacaacaaaaaaagcaAAACTTGATGATCTATCTATCAAGTGTTAAGTTACAAACAACATAAATCTTGAAactttattatcttatttttagaCACAAGTGTGCCTTTACAAGGTATCATAGACGGTGACTTTGAGCATACACACAAAGATGGGTGCAAAGATACTCGAATAAAATGTGAAAGACACGGGCAACAACATAATACTACTCAGGCTCAGGATAAATGATCTATCTCCGaggtaaaataatatttagtaacAACATCagtgaaagaaagaatagacataTAGTAATGCCAAATAACGAAATTAAGACAAAAACATTCTTTGATCTTTGTCTGAATCTTGACACTATCACTTTTCAAGAACGCAATTCGTATTCCATCCAATTTTCTTAAGGGAAGTAAATCTCAGACCATTAAACGACAAAAACGGAATCAGAGTTTGAAGAAAGCGATGTTTgctggtaaaaaaaaaaaaaaaagagaaagaatcttttattaagagaaagagagaagaccTTGAAGGCGTGACGGGCTTTGCAACCCATTAGCTGAAGAGTACTCTGCAAAACCGGACGCGTATACCTAAACCATTCTTTCCAATTCCCATCAACGTCATCGTCGTCCACTACCACTATGTACATCACCTTCGTCGTCTCCGCCATGTTGCTAAAAAAGACTAAACCGGACTCTACAACTGATGATCAACCGATAACATGCAGGAATGCGAAACCTAGCTTTTAGTTAAGGGTTAAGAGGCGGATATTGTGATGAATGTATCGACGTtataagaagaagagaaggaagaaagaTGTTGGGGCCATTTTGTGTCAGCTTCGTGACGCATCGTTTCAGTTGAGCCTCCACGAGTACCCTCCCTCTCTCTTTAAAGGGATCATCCACCTTCCTCTCTGTTTTTCATTACAGAACATATTTTAATTTGCTTGTTTGTTTGGTTCTTTTTTCTAACTCGGACCTCGTATCTATCTTTTCCTTACAAATGTTACTGTTAACTTTGTTTAATCAGATTGCACCCCGTAGCAGATCTTCAATCCGCGTCGggttaacttctttttttttttaaattatagtcGGTTAATTATGGTTTAAGTTTAATTTTAGGTTAGATCCCAACTTCAGAATTCACATACCAAGTCAACATGTGTAGGGGTGaatcttttgattttataattttatcatttttggtTTCTCTTTGGTTAGAacatttctttaaaaattttctATAACCAAGTCTTCCGCCGACCTCGTTTGATCCGGCCTTTGTCAAACATTCAGGAGTAAAAGTAGTAGTATTCTTATAAGTTACTAGggttggcccgccctacgggcgggatgaaaatttaaaataatttaaacagttaacgtaaatatttaatataaattttcacaTAAGAATATAcatgttaattattttttttacaattattgtaattgaataataaataaaccaTGCTTTATTGAAgattagttattattttttaaaatttattattacttatcagcttgatttttttttgttgttaaaaattTTCAGTCTAAATGACACGAACAAATGATTTGGCCTTACATTTGaactaaaatatgttttaagtTTACTCAATAAATGATTAAAGAAAAAGACATTTCATGTTTAATccgtaaataaatttttaacttaaaaatatatatagtggtAGCCTATTAATGTACTTGCAAtaaccataaaaaaaattttaaccataacaaaattatttaccTCATAACTTGAactaatagattttaaaatatattttttggaaaataataaGCTAGCAATAAGTTAGGGCTAGATAAGCAAAATAATACTCCATATGTTTCTATTATTAGtacttctaatattttttatttgtttcacaatataagttgtttttaaaatctaatgCCAAAAATAATCAGataaaacaatagttttaaaaagttataaggTAATATAGAGGTGtgatttgttatatttttaaaaaagctaGAAGTTAAAATAGAAGTGTGATtggtttttgattattttctctCATTAATCAAATGCTGAAGGTATAAGtgcatttcttttaaatatttgtgcTTTTGGGCAATACtacttataaattataattaataacaaagagAGTTGTTACTTTTTGGACTATGAAGAAAATGGTCGTTGTTAAACCTGTTCATTATAATCCTAAAACGGAATGCAATAAGGAAAAATAAACTCATATTACGAAAACTGCCTGGAACAAACGTATAGAGTGCTCATAATATTGGAGAAAGTCAAAACATAGAAAGAAAAAGAGGTTTTCAGTCTAAAAAAAATACGTGAAAGGCAATAAAGATGCAAAAGCATTATTAAGATGTATAGATGAAACTTCATGTCAAGCAACACGCGCCTTTTTAACCATCTTCAAATCTGAGTTGGCCGCCTGCTTCTGCGTATTACCACTGCCCCCTGCAGATTCAGACATAACATGAACTGGCTTGACAGCTGGCTTGTtgtcatcaccatcatcatcatcaccctGGTCCCTGATACATTGAGTTCGTTATTAAACATGTCTATGTAAATACCGAAACATCAT contains these protein-coding regions:
- the LOC108837105 gene encoding LOW QUALITY PROTEIN: P-loop NTPase domain-containing protein LPA1 homolog 1-like (The sequence of the model RefSeq protein was modified relative to this genomic sequence to represent the inferred CDS: substituted 1 base at 1 genomic stop codon), whose amino-acid sequence is MAETTKVMYIVVVDDDDVDGNWKEWFRYTRPVLQSTLQLMGCKARHAFKISRRVFELIRSEGSLILSPSHAKESVFNKTSDAPSATTDDVDKSRSKPFEMHKRRTTVVVPREIFVNVVCDALAEYKYVGHDQRADLILACKIRERKESVTVLLCGTSGCGKSTLSALLGSRLGVTTVEDDTTTVAAALLSHKHMAVEGFKAQSEMVIDNLDRLITSWEERKESVVVEGVHLSLNFVMGLMKKHPSIVPFMVYISNEEKHLERFAVRAKYMTLDPEKNKYVKYIRNIRTIQDYLCKRADKHLVPKINNTNVDKSVAAIHATVFSCLRRREAGEQLYDATTNTVSVIDDEYRNQCTADSLSSKGMFQLIQRKGSSRHLMALLNTDGTFSRTXPLGGNGKVDDETVEENGMVHPVYGYLQRAEPVNLQFGLFGISAWPSDGATSRAGSVDDSRADFGENCSRHYSSCCSSPRMSEGTSKELKEEQSVHGSDEEGEDDPPDEQDTDFSDEDDNKQDHEEVGSVDEQSTKSDEEYDDLAMEDKSYWTDNEEEARDTVAVMSEKPARKDDKYVQNLDLFLRTAAANKKLVEPLELCASLLTCENGNRRLWSGKEKMKKRSLSISALGKHGLGLGDPILLGAP